CCGGGTGCTGGAGGCCATCGCCGCGGGAGTGGACGGCTACGTGCTGAGGCCCTACTCGGTGGAGACCTTCCACCGGCACATGCTGCGGGCGCTCAAGGTCGACAAGCTGGTGGAGATCGAGCACGCCCAGTTGAACGAAGGCAAGCGCCTGCTGGCGGCCGGAAAGTACGACGAAGCCATCGAAACCTTCGAGGAGCTGGTCAGCGAGGACAACCAGGCCCAGAAGTACTACGACATGGGCTGCAAGTACCTGGTGAAGCAGAAGTACGGCCAGGCCATTCTGGCCTTCAAGAAGGCCGTGAAGATAAACGAGCTCTACGCCGAGGCCTACAAGGGCCTGGCCGAGGCCTACAAGGGCAAGGGCGATCTGGAAGGCTACAAGACCTACCTGCAGAAGGCCGCCGAGACCTTCGCCCATTTCAACAGGCTGGAGGAAACCAAGGAGCTCTTCATCGAGGTGCTCAAGTACGACTCCAACAGCCCCAACCCCTTCAATACCCTGGGGGTCAGGCTGCGCAAGGAGGGGGATCTGCCCGGGGCGCTGCACGCCTACCGGCAGGCGCTGGAACTCACTCCGGACGACGAGAACATCCACTTCAACATGGCCAAGGCCCAGTTCTTCATGGGGGATAATCGGGGCTCGCAGGACGCGCTCTTGAAGGCACTGTGGATAAACCCCAATTTCACCGAGGCCTTAAAGCTCCACCTGAAGCTCTTCGGGCGCGAGTTCAAGCCGCCCAAGGGGGCGGGGATGCCCGGCGGGCCGCCGTCCAAGGGCACCATCGACAGCGCCCAGGATATATAGCGCCACTCAAAACGTTTTCGCCATCTCCCGTGCCTGCGCGAACGCGGTCTCTCTTCTCTGCGTGACGGTCTCCTCCCCGGCCAGGGTGGCCTCCACCCGCACGGACCGGATATCCGTAAGCCCAATATAATTGAGGATCATCTCCAGGTACGGCCTTTGGTGGTCCATCGTCTGGGCCTGTGATCCCGGCGGGTACTGGCCGCCGCTGGCATAGGCCACGAAAACCGGTTTGTTCTCGATTTTCCCGAAGGCTCCGTTCTCGTTCACCCCGAAAGAGAGCCCCGGCTGGACCACAAGGTCCAGATAGTGCTTGAGCGGGTAGGGGATGCTGAAGTTCCACATGGGCACGGCCATCACCAGCTTGGAGCAGCTCTTGAGTTCCTTCACGTACCGCTCCACCCCCTGCCAGGCCCGCAGTTGTTCCGGGTCGTGGGTCAGGCCGTGGATGACGTTGTACTTGGCCGTAAGCGCCGGTCCGTCGAAGGCGGGCAATTGCTCTTCGAACAGGTTCCTGGTTCTCACCAGGCTGTCCGGGTGCAACTCCTGGTAGGCCTCCAGGAAAGCGTCGGCCACGGCGATGGAGTGGGACCTGGGCCCCCGGGGCGAGGCCTTTACGTAGAGGATAGTTTGCATGCGACTCTCCTTGTCGGAGGAAGAAACCGGGTCAGGCTTGGCTAGCCCTCGTCCACCAGCGACCCCAGCTCGCTGCGCTTAAGCGCCTCACGGTCGAAATGGGCCTTCAGGTGGGCGTCTTTGGGGAAGATGCGGTGCTTGCGAAGATAGGCCAGGAAGGCCAGGGCCTCCTTGAAGCCGGGCTCGATCTCCAGGCAGCCCTTCAGGCCTTCGTAGGCCTTTTCCGCATCGCCTTTCTCGTACCAGGCCCGGGCTATGTTCAAAAGCAGGTTTTCGTCGTCCGGGCAGAGGGTCTTGGCCCGGTTGTAGAACGCAATGGCCTCTTCGAAGAGGCCCTTCTTGCGCAGGGCGATGCCGAAGTCGTTGAAGAGATGCTTGTGCTCGGGCAGGAAGCTCTCGTCGAGCTGCACGAGCTTTTCAAAGGCGTAGCGCCCTTTCTCAAGCTGATTGAGGGCCAGGTAGGCGATGCCCATGCCGAAATTGCCCCGGATGTTCTCCTCGTCGATACGCAGCACCTGCTGGTATTCTATCTTGGCCTCCACGTTGAGGCCCTGCTGGCGGTAGTAGTCGCCCTTGAGCACCCGCTGGGTGAGCAAACGGTAGCCGAGATCCGGCTCCAGGGTGGACCCTTCCAGGAAAGTGTCCTTCTTCACCACATGCTGTTTCGGGGTCGGCAGGAAGTGTTCGTCCAAAAGCTGGACGGAGAGCATGCCGTCGCCGACCTCTTTGGCGAACCAGTAGCGTTTGGGAAACAGCGGGTCGGGCGCCTCGCCCGGAAGGGAAGGGGTCGAGAATATCCCCTTGAGCTTATGGGAGGCCTGGTCGTGCCCCCGGTCCAGTGTGTGCTTGCTAGTCAAGGGTTGATCAACACGACCACGCGGCGGTTGCGGGCCTGGTTTTCGGGCAAGCCGTGGCCCTGGGGGCTCTCGTTGGGAGCTACGGGCCTGGTTTCGGCAAATCCGGCCACCTGGACACGGTCCCTGGCCACGCCGTGGTCGATGAGATAGCGGGCCACGCGCGAGGCCCTGGCCGCCGAGAGTTCCCAGTTGGACGGATAGAGGAAGGACTGGATCGGAACGTTGTCGGTATGTCCCTCCACGATCACCTTGTAGGGAGTGCCGCGCAGGGAGGCGGCAATGGAATCGAGATAGGTAACGGAGGGCGAGCTCAATTCGGCGCTGGCCCGGTCGAAGAGCACGGCGCCCTTGAGGGTGATGGCGTATCCGCCCTCGCGTTTTTCGATCTGCACTCCGGCCGGGTCCTGGGCGAAGCGCATGCCCAGTTCCGCGCCCAGCTCGTCCATGGTCTTTTGCTGCTGCCTGGGCCCGGTCTCGGCCGGTGGCTGCGTGGCCTGGCCGGGAGGCGTCTGGTACACCTGGGGGGGCAGGGCCGGCTGCACCACTGGGTAGAGCTGCCCGGTGGCGGCGGCGTCCTCTTTCAGGGAGAATCCGAGGGGCTTGGGCTGGGTCTGGGCGGATTCGCGTTTGGCCTTTTCAACCTTGAGCGCCTCCTCCATGGACTGGGCGACCTTCTTGTAGCGCTCCTGGTCCAGCTGCGAAACGGACACCATGAGAACGAAGAAGCACAACAGAAGGGTGAGCAGGTCCGCCAGGGAAATGAACCACGTCCCCTCGTCCTCTTCCTTGAGCCGTCCCCTCAGTGTGGAAAGCTTGAGCATTTTCGCCTTGAGTCGCGTTTGGGTAAACGACCCCGTTATTCCAGACGCCCCTTCGCCGTTGCCGGATCAGGGGCGCGTGCCGATGGAGGCCCAGCGCCTGGGTGGCAGGTAGGCCTTGAGCTTGTCGTAGACGATTGCGGCCGGAGTCTTGTCCTTGATGAAAAGCACGCCGTCGCGGATCACGCACATGAGCAGCACCCGCTCTTCGATGCGTTTTTCCACCTTCACCGCGATAGGCAGAAATATCAGGTTGGAAAGCAGGATTCCGTACAGGGTGGTGGTCAAGGCCACGGCCATGTGCTGGCCCAGGCTGGCGATGCCTCCGCCTCCCATGGCCTGCATGAGGCCGATGAAACCGATGAGCGTGCCGATGAGCCCGTAGGCCGGGGAGAGCTTGGCCATGGTGCGGTAGATGCCGGCCGAGGAAATTTCCTGCTGGTAGGTCTGCTCGATGCGCGTTTCGAGGAT
The DNA window shown above is from Desulfovibrio sp. and carries:
- a CDS encoding NAD(P)H-dependent oxidoreductase; this translates as MQTILYVKASPRGPRSHSIAVADAFLEAYQELHPDSLVRTRNLFEEQLPAFDGPALTAKYNVIHGLTHDPEQLRAWQGVERYVKELKSCSKLVMAVPMWNFSIPYPLKHYLDLVVQPGLSFGVNENGAFGKIENKPVFVAYASGGQYPPGSQAQTMDHQRPYLEMILNYIGLTDIRSVRVEATLAGEETVTQRRETAFAQAREMAKTF
- a CDS encoding MotA/TolQ/ExbB proton channel family protein, with protein sequence MNIATVIGFVAGIIVLGTATFFATDSARVFINLPGLAIVLGGTLASTFICFPLKEVTRVFNIFLTALKREELPIGNYIESIVQIARDASSRGKVHLERTLPGIENEFLQNALQMLVDGYSRDEMKEILETRIEQTYQQEISSAGIYRTMAKLSPAYGLIGTLIGFIGLMQAMGGGGIASLGQHMAVALTTTLYGILLSNLIFLPIAVKVEKRIEERVLLMCVIRDGVLFIKDKTPAAIVYDKLKAYLPPRRWASIGTRP
- a CDS encoding OmpA family protein — translated: MLKLSTLRGRLKEEDEGTWFISLADLLTLLLCFFVLMVSVSQLDQERYKKVAQSMEEALKVEKAKRESAQTQPKPLGFSLKEDAAATGQLYPVVQPALPPQVYQTPPGQATQPPAETGPRQQQKTMDELGAELGMRFAQDPAGVQIEKREGGYAITLKGAVLFDRASAELSSPSVTYLDSIAASLRGTPYKVIVEGHTDNVPIQSFLYPSNWELSAARASRVARYLIDHGVARDRVQVAGFAETRPVAPNESPQGHGLPENQARNRRVVVLINP
- a CDS encoding tetratricopeptide repeat protein produces the protein MIQQFSSGSEAIDFLGERAVDLIVLDSQLSDMDGLKFLRLLRLNMNLKETPVVFVTNEGQKDRVLEAIAAGVDGYVLRPYSVETFHRHMLRALKVDKLVEIEHAQLNEGKRLLAAGKYDEAIETFEELVSEDNQAQKYYDMGCKYLVKQKYGQAILAFKKAVKINELYAEAYKGLAEAYKGKGDLEGYKTYLQKAAETFAHFNRLEETKELFIEVLKYDSNSPNPFNTLGVRLRKEGDLPGALHAYRQALELTPDDENIHFNMAKAQFFMGDNRGSQDALLKALWINPNFTEALKLHLKLFGREFKPPKGAGMPGGPPSKGTIDSAQDI